One Yimella lutea DNA window includes the following coding sequences:
- a CDS encoding TrmH family RNA methyltransferase produces the protein MTVIRIDDPSDARVRDYFGLTDVALRRVLEPAEGLYLAESEKVIRRALAAGHRPRSFLMAQRWLDDLADLVADAERDDTPVFVAEPAVIEAMTGFHLHRGALASMHRPVLPAWQHVVADARRILVIEDVVDHTNVGAIFRSAAAMAADAVLITPRCADPLYRRAVRVSMGTVFQVPWTRIEPWPSAIEEMRESGWYVAALALDDEAQTLDELAAADHDRLCLVVGTEGDGLSRRTMALSTRTVCIPMAGGVDSLNVAAASAVALWATRD, from the coding sequence ATGACCGTGATCCGGATCGACGACCCGTCCGACGCGAGGGTCCGCGACTACTTCGGCCTGACCGACGTCGCGCTGCGCCGCGTCCTCGAACCCGCCGAGGGTCTCTATCTGGCCGAGAGCGAGAAGGTCATCCGTCGAGCGCTCGCCGCGGGCCACCGTCCGCGCTCGTTCCTGATGGCGCAGCGTTGGCTCGACGATCTGGCAGACCTCGTGGCCGATGCCGAACGAGACGACACTCCGGTCTTCGTGGCGGAGCCCGCCGTGATCGAGGCGATGACCGGTTTCCATCTGCACCGTGGAGCCCTGGCCTCGATGCATCGACCGGTGTTGCCTGCGTGGCAGCACGTGGTCGCCGACGCGCGGCGCATTCTGGTGATCGAGGACGTCGTCGACCACACGAACGTCGGGGCGATCTTCCGCTCGGCCGCAGCGATGGCTGCGGACGCCGTCCTCATCACGCCCCGGTGCGCCGACCCCCTCTACCGACGGGCTGTGCGGGTGTCGATGGGCACGGTGTTCCAGGTGCCGTGGACGCGGATCGAGCCATGGCCGTCCGCAATCGAGGAAATGCGCGAATCCGGTTGGTACGTCGCAGCGCTCGCGCTGGACGACGAGGCCCAAACGTTGGACGAACTCGCCGCAGCCGATCACGACCGGCTGTGTCTTGTCGTCGGCACGGAAGGTGACGGACTGTCGCGCCGCACGATGGCACTGAGCACTCGCACCGTCTGCATACCGATGGCCGGCGGCGTCGACTCGCTCAACGTGGCGGCGGCGTCCGCCGTCGCACTCTGGGCGACGAGAGACTGA
- a CDS encoding sulfite exporter TauE/SafE family protein, producing the protein MPWTEALLILLAGMAAGTINTIVGSGTLVTFPTLLAFGVPAVTANVSNTIGLVAGGLSGTWGYRREVRSTADQLKRLAPMSFLGAIVGALLLIALPAEAFDAIVPVLILVGVLLVIFGPRIQKWAAENHPDHESPGRRVLLGVGIFVAGVYGGYFGAAQGVLLMGVMSVLLAQPLQKLNGIKNVLGTIVNAVAALTFILVSREHVDWKIAGLIAAGALIGGFIGGSVGRKLPPNVLRGFIVVVGIVAIVNLLVN; encoded by the coding sequence ATGCCCTGGACCGAAGCCCTGCTGATCCTGCTTGCCGGAATGGCTGCAGGAACGATCAACACCATCGTCGGTTCGGGCACCCTGGTCACGTTCCCGACGCTGCTCGCATTCGGCGTACCAGCGGTCACCGCCAACGTGTCCAACACGATCGGTCTTGTGGCCGGGGGCCTCAGCGGCACCTGGGGCTACCGGCGCGAGGTGCGCTCGACCGCCGACCAGCTCAAGCGTCTGGCCCCGATGTCATTCCTCGGTGCGATCGTCGGCGCTCTGCTGCTCATCGCGTTGCCGGCCGAGGCCTTCGACGCAATCGTCCCAGTGCTCATCCTGGTCGGCGTCCTGCTGGTGATCTTCGGTCCGCGCATCCAGAAATGGGCCGCCGAGAATCACCCCGATCACGAGTCGCCCGGACGGCGGGTGCTGCTCGGTGTCGGGATCTTCGTCGCCGGGGTGTACGGCGGGTACTTCGGTGCGGCACAAGGGGTTCTGTTGATGGGAGTGATGAGCGTCCTGCTCGCACAACCGCTGCAGAAGCTCAACGGGATCAAGAACGTCCTGGGCACGATCGTCAACGCGGTCGCCGCCCTCACCTTCATCCTCGTCTCCCGCGAACACGTGGACTGGAAGATCGCCGGACTCATCGCGGCCGGCGCACTGATCGGAGGCTTCATCGGCGGCTCGGTCGGTCGCAAGCTCCCACCCAACGTCCTGCGAGGATTCATTGTGGTCGTGGGCATCGTTGCCATCGTCAACCTCCTGGTGAACTGA
- a CDS encoding ABC transporter ATP-binding protein: MSDVLAFAGVTVVRGDKKLLDDVTWEVEEGERWVVLGPNGAGKTTLLQIAAARMHPSSGVAGVLSEVLGAVNVFELRPRIGLASAAIADRIPREERVGDVVVTASYGMVGRWREQYDELDHERAKELLATIGADHLIDRRFSTLSEGERKRVQIARALMADPELMLLDEPAAGLDLGGREDLVRRLGELAEDVYAPAMVLVTHHVEEIPPGFTDVLMLRAGRVVAAGPIESTLTAENLSDAFGVPLVLDRHEGPNGNRWSARAT; this comes from the coding sequence ATGAGCGATGTGTTGGCGTTCGCCGGAGTGACCGTCGTCCGAGGCGACAAGAAGTTGCTCGACGACGTGACCTGGGAGGTGGAGGAGGGCGAGCGCTGGGTGGTGCTCGGCCCGAACGGTGCGGGTAAGACGACCCTGCTGCAGATCGCCGCAGCGCGGATGCACCCGTCATCGGGTGTTGCCGGCGTGCTGTCAGAGGTACTCGGCGCGGTGAACGTCTTCGAACTGCGCCCCCGCATCGGTCTGGCCTCGGCCGCGATCGCCGACCGGATTCCACGCGAGGAGCGGGTCGGCGACGTCGTCGTCACCGCGTCCTACGGAATGGTCGGACGCTGGCGCGAGCAGTACGACGAACTCGACCATGAGCGTGCGAAGGAACTCCTGGCGACCATCGGTGCCGACCACCTGATCGACCGCCGCTTCAGCACCTTGAGCGAGGGGGAGCGCAAGCGCGTCCAGATCGCGCGCGCCCTCATGGCTGACCCGGAACTCATGTTGCTCGACGAGCCCGCCGCGGGTCTTGACCTGGGTGGCCGCGAGGACCTCGTCCGCCGTCTGGGTGAGTTGGCCGAGGACGTCTATGCGCCCGCAATGGTCCTGGTGACCCATCACGTCGAGGAGATCCCGCCGGGATTCACCGACGTGTTGATGCTGCGGGCAGGACGCGTGGTTGCCGCCGGCCCCATCGAATCGACATTGACCGCCGAGAACCTCTCGGACGCTTTCGGGGTGCCGCTCGTGCTCGATCGGCACGAAGGTCCGAACGGTAACCGTTGGAGCGCACGCGCAACCTGA
- a CDS encoding IS110 family transposase: protein MSRPDYAVYIGLDVGKQTHHACALNVDGTRLHDKPLPQDESSLRGLLTKLGTHGRLLVVVDQPATIGALPVAVARAMGVDVAYLPGLAMRRIADLHPGNAKTDARDAYVIAEAARSMPHALRRVDVGDDTLADLEVIVGFDDDLAGQVTAQANRIRGLLTQVNPALERVLGPRIQHPAVLELLTRFGGPTGLRAAGRRRLLAVAKPRAPRSYQRLVDDIQTALTEQTVTVPGTRAAELVLPKLATGLARLLHDRADLGTQLEDMLDAHPLAAVLTSMPGIGVRTGARILLEVGDGSSFPTSGHLAAYAGLAPVTRRSGTSIRGEHPARGGNKHLKRAMFLAAFAALHDPTSRAYYDRKRGQGKKHNAALICLARRRCDVMYAMLRDGTLYQQKTPAA, encoded by the coding sequence ATGTCTCGACCTGACTACGCGGTGTACATCGGGCTCGATGTCGGCAAACAGACGCACCACGCCTGCGCGCTGAACGTCGATGGCACACGGCTGCACGACAAACCGTTGCCCCAAGACGAGTCGTCGCTGCGTGGCCTGCTGACCAAACTCGGCACGCACGGTCGCCTGCTGGTGGTGGTCGATCAACCCGCAACGATCGGCGCGCTGCCGGTCGCGGTTGCTCGTGCCATGGGCGTGGACGTCGCCTACCTTCCCGGGCTGGCGATGCGCCGTATCGCCGACCTGCACCCCGGCAACGCCAAGACCGACGCAAGGGACGCGTACGTCATCGCCGAAGCCGCCCGGTCGATGCCGCACGCCCTGCGACGGGTCGACGTCGGCGACGACACCCTGGCCGACCTGGAAGTCATCGTCGGCTTCGATGACGACCTGGCCGGACAGGTCACCGCACAAGCAAACCGGATCAGAGGCCTTCTGACACAAGTGAACCCAGCCCTCGAACGTGTCCTCGGCCCACGCATCCAACACCCAGCAGTCCTCGAACTCCTGACCCGCTTCGGTGGCCCGACCGGCCTGCGCGCGGCCGGCCGGCGACGGTTGCTCGCCGTCGCCAAACCCCGCGCGCCCCGCTCCTACCAACGCCTCGTCGACGACATCCAGACAGCGCTCACCGAGCAGACCGTCACCGTCCCTGGCACCCGCGCCGCCGAGCTCGTCCTGCCCAAACTCGCGACCGGACTGGCTCGCCTGCTGCACGACCGCGCCGATCTGGGAACCCAACTGGAGGACATGCTCGATGCCCACCCTCTTGCCGCGGTCCTGACCTCGATGCCCGGCATCGGCGTCAGGACCGGCGCACGGATCCTGCTCGAAGTCGGCGACGGCTCGAGCTTCCCCACCTCCGGCCACCTCGCCGCGTACGCCGGCCTCGCACCCGTCACCCGCCGATCCGGCACCTCGATCCGCGGTGAGCACCCCGCCCGAGGCGGCAACAAGCACCTCAAACGAGCGATGTTCCTCGCCGCGTTCGCCGCACTGCACGACCCGACCTCGCGGGCCTACTACGACCGCAAACGCGGCCAAGGCAAGAAGCACAACGCCGCCCTCATCTGCCTCGCCCGACGACGCTGCGACGTGATGTACGCGATGCTTCGCGACGGAACCCTCTACCAACAGAAAACCCCCGCCGCTTGA